Genomic DNA from Dysidea avara chromosome 10, odDysAvar1.4, whole genome shotgun sequence:
tcaccaaaaacttgtTTTCATACAACTGATTCTAGAGCTATAATGGATGACTGCCATATGAGTAGTAAAAGAAATTATATGTACAGCAGTGCCTCCCATACAAATAGCCACTTCGCTGTTTTAATAGACTAATCACTCTGGGTCCAGTTTTGTTAAAGAGAGTTTAGTGTTCCAGGTTATAATGCATATGCTTGAGACATCTAGTAGAAGAAGACTATTACACTAAACCAAGTTTAGATAAATTAAGACCATATGCTGACAATTGCCCTACCAAAATTTCCATTGATACCTCTAGCCTTATAAATAACATGGataaatcacacacacacgcgtgcaCACATACAAACAATGATGTCTAAAAATATTAAGCTAGTAACACTGACCACACATTACCATGATACGAAGCATATGATTTTGAGgcttgtgtgtagctggaaaCCATCGTACATGCCCATGCTCTCCGTCGTGCTCTTCTCCTATGGGCTGGTACTCTGCAATGCCAAACTGAACATTTCCCTCTAATCTCTGATACCCTCTAGGTGAACCTTGTGGTGCAACAGTTCCACGGGGGGATCTTGCAGCAAAGTAGTGGAAAAGAAATCCCAGGGGTCCAGAAAATGTGTAACGATTGCGATCAAAGTCATCAATCAAATCGTACTTGTAAACTATCTTGTCAGTTTCTCTGACAATCTGTCTATTCAAGACCCATTTAGCAACATCTGTAAGAGAATATAATAATTCATGAAATTGGTGACATAACTATTTGTCATAGTTTATTGATATGCATGTAAAAATTCCTCAAGAAAATCAAGGTAATGCGTAACTTGCAATTTTGACTTGCCTGGCATATGAGTCACTAACAGTCTCATTGGAGTCTCATCCTTGGCAGTGCAGAAATTCAGTGCATGCTCACCTTGCACAGGATGAGtgagtatagccatgactgcCTTCCTGTTGAACAACATACACACATCTACCACTTCTATTAGAGAGAGTTGGTATTGGACGTGTATTGTCATTCTATCAGTATACTATCTAAATGTTCCAAGGGAATTTTCTACAAACTTTTACATCACATTTCGCAGGCTATCAAATCATATATCAACAACAATGGAACAGTCTTCATGGTAGTCATCACAAAAATTAAGGCCCTAATGAATGCAAAATTATAAGACACAAAACTTAGCTTTACTTCGACTGAACAATATTGCACCTACGTAGGTAGAAAATCAAACACTAGTTTTACTACAATAGTTGTATTCATGATAGAATGCTGATAAGTGAAGTAGTTCTGTTATACATGACAGATTTCTACTATCAGGTTGAAGTGCTCACTTTCTTCCATAAAGAATAGCTCTACACAGGGCACTGTAGCCCTCCTCATCCGTGTCATATACACTGGCACTGTAATCAAGAAGTAGCTTGACGCAATCGGCTGCATCAACATCAGCTGCCACCATCAACATGGTTGGCTGAAGGACAGCATCAAAAGATTTATTGCCCTCCACATAAAATATTACCTTGTTCCTTTCATGATCTAATCTAACCGGTGACACTTTTGCTACTTCTAATAAGAAGTCCACACTTGCTGCTTGGCCAAATTCACATGCAAGGTACAACAGCTCTCGATTTGTTTCCCTAACATgtttatacagtacacataagAAGTATACGGTTACTTATAGTCAGAAATCCCATGAATTGTTGGCTACAGTGATTATGCATTACACATATAAGTATATATCTCCCTAGGTCCCAAATCACACTTTTTAAAGAAAGAGAAATGGTTCTCTTTTATTGTCTGTAGTTCTACGGGGGTATTATAAAAAGTGGCAAGTACTGTGTCAGCACCACCTATCATTTCCAAATTTTAATACCAGTACAGTTTGTGTTTAATAGTCCATGAGTACAGTGAAGCAGTACTCATGAGTACAGTGAAGCAGTACTCTGCCAGTGTTAGCGATGCTGCACTGCATCGCTGACACTGGCAGAACCAGAGGCTGAACTAACTCTGTTAAAGGTTCACGTGTTTTAGTTCCCAGCAGTATCAATGCCTCAGCATTGCCACATTTGCAGGCAGTGGCAATTTCCTGTGACCAGGTCTCTCGGCCGGCCTCCCAAACCTCCTCTATAAAACTTAACACACAAAAAGTAAATGACAAAATATGTATACATATCCCATGCTTACTGTAAATGGTCATGTTCAATGGCAAAGTCACACGGTACTTTTGACCGCCTTTCCACATTGAAGTAATCCAAGTTCAGTTTGTTGTGTTCAGTAAGTAGCTGTTTTAAAAATCAATATATGGACAAGTTGCCTAAAAATCTTCGACAGTAGTACCACCATTGGGGACAAAAGATGTGGCCTCAATAATAAGTAGTAGGTCATGAAAATTAAAATTCTCCTAGAATTCTTCCCGGTTCTTATCAATTGAAGAAGTACACCGTAATGTGTCTGGGACTTATTTAAGTGATACggccactataatgaagtggttaTATTAAAGAGGTGGATACTAagtaagtgaggtttcactgtagtgcaAACATACCCTCGTAATAGAAAATCCATGTCTAGCAGCAATGTGAAAAACAGTTCCATAATTGTTAGTCTCAAACTTGTACTTTCCCAGAAGAAGCTGTTCACACAAGTCATTGTCAAGTAGCAGAACACCCTAAACAATACATAATGGAGTAATTTAACCACCCAAAACACATGATTATAACCTTGACAACAACTCCATAGTTATATTTGATGTCATATTCAATCACAGGCATTCCATTGTATGGATGTTGAAGAGCAGAAACTCCTGTTGGAGCTGGTAACTGTGCTAATATGGCAGCAATAGTCTCTGATGGTGATCCTTGGCAGTCTTCATGGTTAGCAAACGCTGTTACAATGGGAGTACGCTGATTCCTATCACGAGCATCATGCCTACAAATACTACATACAAAACAATCACATTATAAGCATATTCATTTCTTTAGTGAAAAGACGTTCACACCCATACTCACGTGTTGTCACAGACACACACATTTCTATAAGAGAAACCAGGCATGTGCCAACAATGAGAACACACCTGGTTTAAATGTTTTTGCAAATATACACAGCTACAACTAACCCAGAATCCATTAATGATCGTACTATCTCCACCTTGCCAAGCTTGGCTGCACTATGCAGAGGTGTTTCACCAGAAGGATTTGCAAAACTCTTTAAGAATGCTGGATCTTCTGCAATCAGCTTCTTAATGACAACATCTGCATTTTTTCTAAGTACCAATTCCACAAATCCTATCTTTTTAAGACGTCCATCAAAACCAGAAATAGCTTTGGTCAAAGGAGACTGACCATCCACACCAAGTGGTTTATAGTAGTTCGGCTTTTTTCTTAAAATATCAACAAGAACTTTTGGATAATTGATGGCAGCCGTTAGCACAGTTTCATCCACAGTAGCATCAGAGTCCAATAGCTTCACAGCAATCTCAAGGAAAGGCCTCATGCTAGCATCGTTCATCAAATGCTCTTTGCATTTTCCAAGTGCCAGTAAGAGTGGCGTTAACCCAGACTGAGTAACATAGTCAGCATCTACAGAACCAATTGTGTGTACTACTTAAGCTACATAGAAGCCTACATACAGGTATTAATTTATCAGGCCTTATAAGTGAATGCTTTTGGTATGAAAACTGTGTATGCTATACTGTCACCCATTGACATGTTATGTATTAGGGAAAGTAAGAAATAACTGGCTGGTTAAGGTAGATGCCTCTTGTTCATTACCGAATTCTATGTTGTCCAGTAATTCATTGATagcttcaccatatcccttcaCGATACAATAATGGAGAATGTTCATTCCATTCTCATCATACACTTCTTGGGCATAGTCCTCTGGCCACTCATCTCTAAACTCTGCCACCTTCTCAGTAAACTTCGTCTCGTTTCTTCCCAACTAGAAGTAAAAAGTTACATGTCTAAAAAACTAAAATTAAATTTCTCTTACCGGATCAAACTTCTCAGAAACCACAGCCATTATAATGAATGACTAAATAGTCAAGTACATATCTGGGTGGACACAGCAACATTAATCACAGACTACTTATTTGCATGTATTTCTTGAAGTGAGAAACTGTTTACAGTGTCACAACTAATTGTCCAGAAATACAAATATGTGAATGGGATACAGAGAAATTTAATGTTGTACAAAATGCATAGAAtgattgtgcatgtgtgtgaatGCTATAAGTGGACTTCACAGAGTGAAGAACTAGTAAAATAACCTGCACAATCTGTACCAACGACAATCGATCAACTGGTTAGGGCCTGAACTGAGTAGTCATTAACACTGTAGTACCAGGTAAAACATGCATAAGTACACAACTATGCATTTTGTACAAAACTGCAAGAAGCATTAAAATCTTTACAGATGGAATAACCACCATgtaacagacagacagacagacacacatacacgcccgcacacatacagtatactgtagTGGCCCAGGCATGACACGCTTAGTTAGTTTTTCAACCCATACAACAATACAAGGGAAAAAAGCAAATTCTAATTTGGGTAGGTGAATGATAACCTGCCAAAATGAAACTCTCTAATTATCCTAACCATCACAAATCTACCAACAATATATTCTTATCAAAAATTAAAGGTTTTATCCAGACAAATGTTCATACTATAGTTACAGTAGATGTGGAGCTCCACATCATAGAGGACTTGCACAGTGATATATTTCATTGCAACTGCTAAGCAACCACAGCTGTTGGCCATGTTTGGAGGCAAAGTGGTATTCTCACTATTTGTAATGGTCTATAGTAAAGCAACACATTTTACTTTGTTGAGTGAATGGCACACAGCTTGTTGGAGACAGCTAAGAGGTTAGAATAAATAAGGaatatataaaaatatatattataagCCACTGATTCACATAGCTATGCAATTCTATCCTTAATTCCCAGTGTCACTATACCCAATGCTTAACGACTAAATGTACCTTTGTTCTGGGCCATAGTAAGTTGCCCCGAAACACAACCATTTGCTCATCACAagtgcaagtcctctattaaAACCAGCTACTAGGAGTCCATTAAAATACTGTATCATCCTCCAAAACTAGTATGAACTAATTAAACAGCTCATTATAAGTATTATGAGGGTAGCTCATGCAGGTTCACTCCAGGTGTTAATAgaaattacttttaaaaaacCAATTTACACTACTTGTTGACAATGATGCAATTATGTGTGAGCAATGcaaaatataattttatagGAAGCCTGAAAATTACACAAAATAACCAGTCCCTTCTGCAATAATTTGCACTCTCCATTATGGTAAGCATTTCTAAGACTGCTCAGGGTCAttcatttcagctataagctaaaCCTTACATTTCACCATTGTCCAAACATGGATGATATAACCACAATAAGGTTAATATGAAAACAACTGACATGgatgcaagggggtgtcactcatgATCAGGCccttgctgtaggtagatctgcgaccgcggtcaaactctaagtcaacggtcaaggccactaaatagctcttacagtgggtcaagggtcaagacgacaCGGAAggttcaaaacccacaatcgaaaactatacgtagctattatcaagtttacgggattatacttaactcacaagaagtaaggatctctaagaagatgttttaaagcttcAACAGGTATTTtgccgtaattataatgatttttctctcccagttGCTGGTATCACGCACTAAGAAagtattatactaggttacaagcgcaagtgcgtataggaaaatagagaaataagtgtaggtcaaaagttcgacaagaaacgctcaagtcacaggtcaaagacgataaacgctgtaagtcaagggtcaaggtgaagttttccccggtcaagacttcgcagatctacctacagcgtgagccgacatgacacccccttgtgGATGATAACCACAATAAGGTTAGAACTTAAAATGGCGTCCGAAAAGCCATCACCATGGTAAATAGGGACCCTTGTATGGCTTcgcgtgacatcagagggcgcttactgttctaaatgaatagGGTCTATTAAGATACTGTAAGTAGAATAATAGAAGCCTTAGCGATAGAGAAAACCACTGTCTGTATTAAAGCGGTTTCTATGTACACAGATAACCTCGAAGCGCTATGGTTGCCACACGCGGTTCAGCTGGTAGAAGCCATGGAAGGCGTGTGATGAATGCTAGAACACAGATTATAGTTGAAAAGATCgttttacagtaaaaataaaatttctagtttaaaatAGGGGGTTCGgtccaacccccccccccctaggtACGGTCTAGAAATCCCCACCCGCTGCCCGACCtggggggtaggtggggcgtgacattgataggtgcgtTATGTTTCTCAGAGTCTGCAACGTACGAAAATCGATTGAACTTGCTAAAGTTGTATCGGCAGTAGGTTGTTAATCATGTAACTCCTCTTTTCTTGTAGAACTCGAGGTCAAACTCCTGGCGTGGCGGGCCCAATTGGGCGAATCTCAAGTTATACTTTTCCGCGCAGGCGCTTATTAAACGAACACATAATTTAACACCATGccccaccatagataatagacacacCATATCTATGGCCCCACGAAGTGCATGCAGTTTTAGACGCAACCTGTCAAAAATACAGCTTGCCTATATATAACCAAGGGCACTCCAACTGATTAGCCATACAATTCGGGCTTTATATAGATTCAAGTTCCAGACGATGCGTATGCAGATATGAGCCGcatgcaggggcgtagggaggggggttcaggaaccctccctgtaaaatttagacttctgcaagcaggatcctaacacaccatttagtgtggcaggacaaaatgagtgagcaatatagtgtaatggcacagcacaacaattgataaaacttacattcatctctcagggaaggatttacagaggtaacatgagccctcttcaaaatttgtttaaaagatcgatatactctaatagagcagtcaggtatatactctaatagaacatgcatgtaaatatccgccatgtccatatgaagtttttcagccagcattaaatgcaaaacttagcatgaccttatactgctatagctttggtatgctgtgtttaaagatatagagctccagtaatttatcacttgtgttatgtaaaatgaattcatgctatgcatatttgtatagttatattgttttgattgtcatttgtatcagtggattcatggctcctataccacagtgagatataaccatcacttacagattactatatgtgtctctatgtgttatgctgtctgtttccactaggtgactttatctagtactaccttcatcccaggggcacttaatgcatcataattaatgtactttttgcataaaatatagcaatttgctgagttttgatctattaaaatattgaaagtctctcagcggctgggggctgtgcccccagactcctgcttctagtaactcaatgctggtgctggaaccccccttcaaaaaatcatGGCTACACCCCTGGCATGTGTGTAATTCTTTATGCTGCATTCAACTGCTTATATTATAAAGTAGAATATAAACCATCATCACCATTCATGCATGTATAGGGTTAATAGAATATATCGCTAGATAGTCTGTGTTTCGGCCACTATTAGTTTGGAGCCATATTGGCTGGCTCTGCATGCTGGCACTGTCTCTAAAAACTAGCAAAATAATTTGAATGGGATGAAAATAAAGCTGGCAACAAATGTGCCATTACATATCAGAAGAGTTTACTTGCATAACTAAGCTAGCTATAGCGGCAAAACTCAGTCAGTGGCCCTTTTAGTCCTGGCTTGCTCGGCTTTTGCTATTACAAATCAAACCAAATTTGAGACCAAATTCAATTATTATGCATCATTTACTGCTTGAAAATAACTTAGCtatgtatagtatgttcacattgagctgaatcctcaaaaacatttaataactcatggatgcaactacacacgatcttgaaatttggctcatttgtagtgctgcttgacctgctaaaaatatttcaaaatcttgttgttcaaatgcttgacataatatttatggccaatcaaaatttttgcaatacatttcatatggggaagccatataaacacagtgtccattacagccctttcccgagcttgtaatggagccaaaccatatacgtgtctgttgttgacacctttgctgttaccaataatcttctggttggctgaaatgttaactctgttgagaaaaaatccactttcaatttttagctgtttttcaggattcagcttaacgtgaacatactataatgaGTTTTAGCAAGTTATTTATGCCATGATAGATAATCTCTGCAGGTATAGCTAAAAAACTTGAGTATTAATAAATAACCAGACAATTATATTTAACCATGACCATGCAGTCCCAAAAACGTGTACAGGATAAGATTGTCATCAGCTGATAAGATTGCCATCAGCTGATCAGggattttgaaaaggggtttcactacagctaagtgactgttatattagagtagattATATTTCCTGACTGTTTTATCAATGTTTTcatcaaaatcataattcagaacaatgtaCCAGTGTTGTTGTCATCAGTATAAGAAATTATTGATAAAAGTTTCTGTTCTATGATAgtttccagattctggaaacctaaaatttcaatttcttaatgtttcaagtactgtgtaaaatccaaaggggtttcctgaaacccatGGAAACCCCCCCTGGGTATGCCCCTGTCAGTAACATATTAAAGTTGGGTAGATGCCATTACAACcatggctatagctatgtgtgTTAAAATCTTTTGCACAATATGTTTCAGTGATGTGTGGggatgtatgtacatatgcattCTGTAAAAAGACAGCTGTTTGATGGAATGATGGTGTGACTACATTGACATCAGTAGTGTAGCACACTTCCTTTGAAAAAGTTACCTTTAAATTGGCACTATTCAATgatttgttattgtgtgtgatAGCCTGAGAGAAATGGTTGTTAGTATTATTCTGCTCCTTCTGCTCCTGATTTCAACAGGCAGTGAGGCTGAAGCAACATGTTCTGATCAGCAGTCAACTGGGGGTAGTACTGAAGGTATGGCTAATGTCCAACAAGTCACTAAGTTACAATATTGCCTGGTGGATGACTGCACCATCATGAAGATCGACACTGGAGAGAAACTGGACATCGTATACACTACCGATAGTCTTCTCATCATCACTTCAGCAGGTAACCACACTTCCATGATGATCTCCAAGAATGATAGTCCACCACCTTGTTTGCCAATGGATACCAATCATAATGATGACTTAGCCCCATTCCTAGGACAAATGGGACTATTAATGCTTCTGATGATCATCAGTGGTTCTGTTCTAATTACGCACTTGTTGTCCAAAGAGCTACAGAATCTGTTTGGAAAGTTGCTCATACTTTACAATCTTGCCTTGTGTCTGATGTTAGTTGGCCTTGTTACTTTATCAATAACTCATTTCCAAATAAAGCCCAATTCCCAAAAGTTTTGTCGTTTGGTTTTCTTTTTCTTTATGCAAGGAGATATGAGCAGTGAAGGGCTTGCCACATGCATACTAGCATACCTTGCTTACATCACGTATCTTGGCTATAACCTGCGTCGGTTAGATTCAGACGATTCCAAATGGTTCTATAGACACTGTCGTTTATATACAATTGGTATTCTTGCTCTATTTGATTTCTTCATATTATCATATGATTTGGCAACTGGTAATGGAAAGCACACAATTTTACCAAATGGCCATTGTACATTCATTGGTTTGGATTATGACACTATGAAGATTGACCAAGTTAATGTCACTTTCAACAAAATGGCTCAAATTGTTCTGTTTGCAATTTACCTCTTCTATTTCTACAAGCTCAATAAAGATCGCACCGATGTCTCTGTACCTCACAAGAAGTTGAGTCGAAGCCTTTTAAAGATTGCCATTGCCATGGGAGCTACCGTTGGCATTTCCCAATTCGTCTGGCTGCTTGATTTCTTTGTAAAAGATACAAATTACATTATTGGCATAGTTGGTGGCTTTGCTCTCCTTGTATagcagtgtgtagtgatgtCCTCAATCCTGTACAAAAGGATGTCTCAAGTCTGCAAACACAGAAATGAAACTCCTCCATAACTATATTTACTCACCTTTACCATTGACCAAACTACTATATTGCGGCTATATACACTAACTATTAATTATATGTACCATGGCATTATTTTCAGCAGCATATATAGCCGGATGATAATTAAGTTTCTCTTGCATTAATTAATTCTCATCGTATGATGGTCATATATACATTCTTGAATAGATCTAAACCTTGCTCTTAGTAAAAAATTTTGTTACCATTAGGGGTAGGCCGGGCATACATCAACATGTTaccatgcatgtgtgtagtagtgCTTGAATTCAAAAAGTAGCCAGCAACTAAATTTACCTTTGTATAGCTCAAGTAGCTGCATACATCTGTCATATTATAGTTTGATAAATAAGTTGTCGCTTGTGTTAACATGCCATTATTCTTACTTCTCTGTGGCTAAACCAAAATAGGGAGTTCATGTTGTATGTAACTATATACTTTCATTATAACTATTTGGACTGATTTAGGATATAAAATCTTGAACAGTTGGAGAGCTGCACTCCCCAGAACAGCAGAACATATTTGTGCACTCAACCAGAACTTGATCATATAAAGATTTCTCACTGCACAGCTCTGAAAAGTATTACAGTGCTTGTAATAGTATTTGAACCTTTAGCTTCTGCAAGGATCTTGGTGGAAATCCTTGATCTACTTAATCGGCCATTACAGTATATCTGTTCCGGGAACTTTTGGGCATGTAATGCTGGCTATGTTCTTGTCAAGAATTTATACAATCGTGATCATGTGTGCTGTAGTAGTACCCTTATTTATTTACTATATTAAATACTGTACAAATCTCCAATGGAGTATTTAAGCACAGACTGTGCATAAATACTCCATACAGATacaaacaattacacaaaattTATACAGTAACTGGGTTAATACTCAATACGTATTCTCTTCTTAAAATCTTCTATATACAGTGTTGCTTCAATAAC
This window encodes:
- the LOC136268674 gene encoding transient receptor potential cation channel subfamily A member 1-like isoform X2; its protein translation is MAVVSEKFDPLGRNETKFTEKVAEFRDEWPEDYAQEVYDENGMNILHYCIVKGYGEAINELLDNIEFDADYVTQSGLTPLLLALGKCKEHLMNDASMRPFLEIAVKLLDSDATVDETVLTAAINYPKVLVDILRKKPNYYKPLGVDGQSPLTKAISGFDGRLKKIGFVELVLRKNADVVIKKLIAEDPAFLKSFANPSGETPLHSAAKLGKVEIVRSLMDSGICRHDARDRNQRTPIVTAFANHEDCQGSPSETIAAILAQLPAPTGVSALQHPYNGMPVIEYDIKYNYGVVVKGVLLLDNDLCEQLLLGKYKFETNNYGTVFHIAARHGFSITRLLTEHNKLNLDYFNVERRSKVPCDFAIEHDHLHFIEEVWEAGRETWSQEIATACKCGNAEALILLGTKTREPLTEETNRELLYLACEFGQAASVDFLLEVAKVSPVRLDHERNKPTMLMVAADVDAADCVKLLLDYSASVYDTDEEGYSALCRAILYGRKKAVMAILTHPVQGEHALNFCTAKDETPMRLLVTHMPDVAKWVLNRQIVRETDKIVYKYDLIDDFDRNRYTFSGPLGFLFHYFAARSPRGTVAPQEYQPIGEEHDGEHGHVRWFPATHKPQNHMLRIMVASQSLDVLNHKLVEKVINHYWRYVIWQWIVLRSIYLLITIFLTAFTVVLPHPKGDICRGIDSDGISDGRRGFLITASVLLILLSLLSLVISAYTLYIAKLGIFHQRRFRVLFEIILAILILLFVIGYGNDEWCSQDWQWNVGAFCTCLSWLTLLVTLKGFRHTAPPINMLFAIIKNFLWIIYVPILLIVAFVLAFYMLFTIPDESYGPYHDIGSTLGTVAILFTGEGDYEGQFNSGLVDFPFASYFLYFVFVIMVGILFNNLLVSLAVGEVQDLQDNATLEQHRLNVEGIVDGLEMFFPFISRKPPDVFIKYLDTGKYYEAEKEYKKAQMENADFEDNILKEADVEMMERINQLESTLSEIMQTFEKKTDLILQRQEEMSTKIENLQQ
- the LOC136268674 gene encoding transient receptor potential cation channel subfamily A member 1-like isoform X1; amino-acid sequence: MAVVSEKFDPLGRNETKFTEKVAEFRDEWPEDYAQEVYDENGMNILHYCIVKGYGEAINELLDNIEFDADYVTQSGLTPLLLALGKCKEHLMNDASMRPFLEIAVKLLDSDATVDETVLTAAINYPKVLVDILRKKPNYYKPLGVDGQSPLTKAISGFDGRLKKIGFVELVLRKNADVVIKKLIAEDPAFLKSFANPSGETPLHSAAKLGKVEIVRSLMDSGICRHDARDRNQRTPIVTAFANHEDCQGSPSETIAAILAQLPAPTGVSALQHPYNGMPVIEYDIKYNYGVVVKGVLLLDNDLCEQLLLGKYKFETNNYGTVFHIAARHGFSITRLLTEHNKLNLDYFNVERRSKVPCDFAIEHDHLHFIEEVWEAGRETWSQEIATACKCGNAEALILLGTKTREPLTEETNRELLYLACEFGQAASVDFLLEVAKVSPVRLDHERNKPTMLMVAADVDAADCVKLLLDYSASVYDTDEEGYSALCRAILYGRKKAVMAILTHPVQGEHALNFCTAKDETPMRLLVTHMPDVAKWVLNRQIVRETDKIVYKYDLIDDFDRNRYTFSGPLGFLFHYFAARSPRGTVAPQGSPRGYQRLEGNVQFGIAEYQPIGEEHDGEHGHVRWFPATHKPQNHMLRIMVASQSLDVLNHKLVEKVINHYWRYVIWQWIVLRSIYLLITIFLTAFTVVLPHPKGDICRGIDSDGISDGRRGFLITASVLLILLSLLSLVISAYTLYIAKLGIFHQRRFRVLFEIILAILILLFVIGYGNDEWCSQDWQWNVGAFCTCLSWLTLLVTLKGFRHTAPPINMLFAIIKNFLWIIYVPILLIVAFVLAFYMLFTIPDESYGPYHDIGSTLGTVAILFTGEGDYEGQFNSGLVDFPFASYFLYFVFVIMVGILFNNLLVSLAVGEVQDLQDNATLEQHRLNVEGIVDGLEMFFPFISRKPPDVFIKYLDTGKYYEAEKEYKKAQMENADFEDNILKEADVEMMERINQLESTLSEIMQTFEKKTDLILQRQEEMSTKIENLQQ
- the LOC136268674 gene encoding transient receptor potential cation channel subfamily A member 1-like isoform X3, coding for MDSGICRHDARDRNQRTPIVTAFANHEDCQGSPSETIAAILAQLPAPTGVSALQHPYNGMPVIEYDIKYNYGVVVKGVLLLDNDLCEQLLLGKYKFETNNYGTVFHIAARHGFSITRLLTEHNKLNLDYFNVERRSKVPCDFAIEHDHLHFIEEVWEAGRETWSQEIATACKCGNAEALILLGTKTREPLTEETNRELLYLACEFGQAASVDFLLEVAKVSPVRLDHERNKPTMLMVAADVDAADCVKLLLDYSASVYDTDEEGYSALCRAILYGRKKAVMAILTHPVQGEHALNFCTAKDETPMRLLVTHMPDVAKWVLNRQIVRETDKIVYKYDLIDDFDRNRYTFSGPLGFLFHYFAARSPRGTVAPQGSPRGYQRLEGNVQFGIAEYQPIGEEHDGEHGHVRWFPATHKPQNHMLRIMVASQSLDVLNHKLVEKVINHYWRYVIWQWIVLRSIYLLITIFLTAFTVVLPHPKGDICRGIDSDGISDGRRGFLITASVLLILLSLLSLVISAYTLYIAKLGIFHQRRFRVLFEIILAILILLFVIGYGNDEWCSQDWQWNVGAFCTCLSWLTLLVTLKGFRHTAPPINMLFAIIKNFLWIIYVPILLIVAFVLAFYMLFTIPDESYGPYHDIGSTLGTVAILFTGEGDYEGQFNSGLVDFPFASYFLYFVFVIMVGILFNNLLVSLAVGEVQDLQDNATLEQHRLNVEGIVDGLEMFFPFISRKPPDVFIKYLDTGKYYEAEKEYKKAQMENADFEDNILKEADVEMMERINQLESTLSEIMQTFEKKTDLILQRQEEMSTKIENLQQ